The proteins below come from a single Agrococcus beijingensis genomic window:
- a CDS encoding bifunctional proline dehydrogenase/L-glutamate gamma-semialdehyde dehydrogenase translates to MGAAATSSTTASAQRAATAKAADAAAAEATATGADIGLDAAELESLQALAPAIVAQVRTWLEAAERIPADASAEQLAGVLRDPKGLDFAVAFVDGVVRPEDVHVAARKLRDIAGDAPGFLPWPMRQALKLGGGVAPLAPQIVVPIARRVLREMVGHLIIDATDARLGAAIKRIRDTGARLNVNLLGEAVLGDREAARRLDGTLALIERPDVDYVSIKVSATTAPHQAFAFDAAVDEVVERLLPLYRRAHATKTFINLDMEEYKDLEMTMAVFTRILDEPGLEGYEGGIVLQAYLPDAMGAMQRLQTWAAERIAAGGAPVKVRLVKGANLPMERVEASLHGWPLATWHTKQDSDTHYKRVLAWSLTPERIAAVRLGVAGHNLFDVAFAWLLAKQRGIESGSGSASGLEFEMLLGMAQGQAEVVRRDVGGLLLYTPVVHPAEFDVAIAYLIRRLEEGASRENFMSAVFELASDEWLFARERDRFLASLDALAAPALATHRDQDRTGADASADVSETGFENAPDTDPSLPANQAWAAGIRERARTSTLGVDLVEAATLRDADALETTIETAIAANDAWRALSGDERAEILHRAGRELEARRAELMEVAASEAGKTLDQSDPEVSEAVDFAHYYAERARDLDRVDGAVAVPAKLIAVTPPWNFPIAIPAGSTLAALATGASVIVKPARATARTGAMMVDALWAAGVPRDVLQLVQLGERSLGDRLIGDPRVERVILTGGFETAQAFRRIRPDLPLLAETSGKNAIIVTPSADYDLAAKDIVASAFGHAGQKCSAASLAILVGQAGRSKRLHNQLVDGVRSLTVGMPWEATAQMGPVIAPAEGKLLEGLTTLGEGESWVVEPQRLDDSGKLWSPGVRAGVQAGSEFHQTEYFGPILGVMRVETLDEAIALVNAVDYGLTSGLHSLDPDEIGRWLDTVEAGNLYVNRGITGAIVQRQPFGGWKRSVVGPTTKAGGPSYLMPLVDWRTAEARSVAPIALPAVQTIVDAVESLARAGASKGADASVTADASVTADEAAALRRAAGSDQQVWASELGVALDVQQLSAERDILRHLPMPGVVVRLAEGGRIAQLARVVAASLRAGAEVRVSSAIEPAPAVRAAFAAAGVAVEVHDDAAFRAVAARPPQGRIRYLAADGTVAEGVRLLAEAVDGRPDLAIVAHPVTEAGRVELLPFLREQAIAITAHRFGTPNHLTDALI, encoded by the coding sequence ATGGGCGCAGCCGCCACCTCCTCCACCACCGCGTCGGCGCAGCGTGCCGCGACCGCGAAGGCGGCCGACGCCGCCGCCGCGGAGGCCACCGCGACCGGTGCCGACATCGGCCTCGACGCGGCCGAGCTCGAGAGCCTGCAAGCGCTCGCTCCCGCGATCGTCGCGCAGGTGCGCACTTGGCTGGAGGCCGCCGAGCGCATCCCCGCCGATGCGAGCGCCGAGCAGCTGGCCGGCGTGCTTCGCGACCCCAAGGGCCTCGACTTCGCCGTCGCGTTCGTCGACGGCGTCGTGCGCCCGGAGGATGTGCATGTCGCCGCGCGCAAGCTGCGCGACATCGCCGGCGACGCCCCGGGCTTCCTCCCGTGGCCGATGCGCCAGGCGCTCAAGCTCGGCGGCGGGGTCGCGCCGCTCGCGCCGCAGATCGTGGTCCCGATCGCGCGCCGCGTGCTGCGCGAGATGGTCGGCCACCTCATCATCGACGCGACCGACGCCCGCCTCGGGGCCGCGATCAAGCGCATCCGCGACACCGGTGCACGGCTGAACGTCAACCTGCTCGGCGAGGCCGTGCTCGGCGACCGCGAGGCCGCCCGCCGCCTCGACGGCACGCTCGCGCTCATCGAGCGCCCCGACGTCGACTACGTCTCGATCAAGGTCTCGGCGACCACCGCGCCGCACCAGGCGTTCGCCTTCGACGCCGCCGTCGACGAGGTCGTCGAGCGACTGCTGCCGCTCTACCGCCGCGCGCACGCGACGAAGACCTTCATCAACCTCGACATGGAGGAGTACAAGGACCTCGAGATGACCATGGCGGTCTTCACGCGGATCCTCGACGAGCCCGGCCTCGAGGGCTATGAGGGCGGCATCGTGCTGCAGGCCTACCTGCCCGACGCGATGGGCGCCATGCAGCGCCTGCAGACGTGGGCGGCCGAGCGCATCGCCGCCGGCGGCGCGCCCGTCAAGGTGCGGCTCGTGAAGGGCGCGAACCTGCCGATGGAGCGCGTCGAGGCGTCGCTGCACGGCTGGCCGCTCGCCACCTGGCACACCAAGCAGGACAGCGACACGCACTACAAGCGCGTGCTCGCGTGGTCGCTCACCCCCGAGCGCATCGCCGCCGTGCGCCTCGGCGTCGCCGGCCACAACCTCTTCGACGTCGCCTTCGCGTGGCTGCTCGCGAAGCAGCGCGGCATCGAGTCGGGCTCGGGCTCGGCCTCGGGCCTCGAGTTCGAGATGCTGCTCGGCATGGCGCAGGGCCAGGCCGAGGTGGTGCGCCGCGACGTGGGTGGGCTGCTGCTCTACACGCCGGTCGTGCACCCCGCCGAGTTCGACGTGGCGATCGCCTACCTGATCCGCCGCCTCGAGGAGGGCGCGAGCCGCGAGAACTTCATGTCGGCCGTCTTCGAGCTCGCGAGCGACGAGTGGCTGTTCGCGCGCGAGCGCGACCGCTTCCTCGCCTCGCTCGACGCGCTCGCGGCGCCGGCGCTCGCCACGCACCGCGACCAGGACAGGACGGGGGCGGATGCGTCTGCCGACGTCTCGGAGACCGGGTTCGAGAACGCTCCCGACACCGACCCGTCGCTGCCGGCCAACCAGGCGTGGGCCGCGGGCATCCGCGAGCGCGCCCGCACCTCGACGCTGGGCGTCGACCTCGTCGAGGCCGCGACCCTGCGCGACGCCGACGCGCTCGAGACGACGATCGAGACGGCGATCGCCGCGAACGACGCCTGGCGCGCGCTCTCGGGCGACGAGCGCGCCGAGATCCTGCACCGCGCCGGCCGCGAGCTCGAGGCGCGCCGCGCTGAGTTGATGGAGGTCGCGGCCAGCGAGGCAGGCAAGACCCTCGACCAGTCCGACCCCGAGGTGTCGGAGGCCGTCGACTTCGCCCACTACTACGCCGAGCGCGCCCGCGACCTCGACCGCGTCGACGGCGCCGTCGCGGTGCCGGCGAAGCTCATCGCGGTCACCCCGCCGTGGAACTTCCCGATCGCCATTCCCGCAGGCTCGACGCTCGCGGCGCTCGCGACCGGCGCATCCGTCATCGTCAAGCCCGCTCGCGCCACCGCGCGCACCGGCGCGATGATGGTCGACGCGCTCTGGGCCGCCGGCGTGCCGCGCGACGTGCTGCAGCTCGTGCAGCTGGGGGAGCGCTCGCTCGGCGACCGGCTGATCGGCGACCCGCGGGTCGAGCGCGTGATCCTCACCGGCGGCTTCGAGACCGCCCAGGCCTTCCGACGCATCCGCCCCGATCTGCCGCTGCTCGCCGAGACGAGCGGCAAGAACGCCATCATCGTCACGCCCAGCGCCGACTACGACCTGGCCGCGAAGGACATCGTGGCGAGCGCTTTCGGCCACGCGGGGCAGAAGTGCTCGGCCGCGTCGCTGGCGATCCTGGTCGGCCAGGCCGGCCGCTCGAAGCGGCTGCACAACCAACTCGTCGACGGCGTGCGCTCGCTCACGGTCGGCATGCCGTGGGAGGCGACCGCCCAGATGGGCCCGGTCATCGCGCCGGCCGAGGGCAAGCTGCTCGAGGGCCTCACGACCCTCGGCGAAGGCGAGTCGTGGGTGGTCGAGCCGCAGCGGCTCGACGACTCCGGCAAGCTCTGGAGCCCGGGCGTGCGCGCCGGCGTGCAGGCGGGCAGCGAGTTCCACCAGACCGAGTACTTCGGGCCGATCCTCGGCGTCATGCGCGTCGAGACGCTCGACGAGGCCATCGCGCTCGTGAACGCCGTCGACTACGGCCTCACGTCGGGCCTGCACTCGCTCGACCCCGACGAGATCGGCCGGTGGCTCGACACGGTCGAGGCCGGCAACCTCTACGTCAATCGCGGCATCACCGGCGCCATCGTGCAGCGGCAGCCCTTCGGCGGCTGGAAGCGCTCGGTCGTCGGCCCCACCACCAAGGCGGGCGGGCCGAGCTACCTGATGCCGCTCGTCGACTGGCGCACGGCCGAGGCGCGCTCGGTCGCGCCGATCGCGCTGCCCGCGGTGCAGACGATCGTCGACGCGGTCGAGTCGCTGGCACGCGCCGGGGCGTCGAAGGGGGCGGATGCGTCGGTGACGGCCGATGCGTCCGTGACGGCCGACGAGGCGGCTGCGCTCCGCCGCGCGGCCGGCTCCGACCAGCAGGTCTGGGCGAGCGAGCTGGGCGTCGCGCTCGACGTGCAGCAGCTGTCGGCCGAGCGCGACATCCTGCGGCACCTGCCGATGCCGGGCGTGGTCGTCCGGCTGGCCGAGGGCGGTCGCATCGCGCAGCTCGCGCGGGTCGTGGCCGCGTCGCTGCGGGCGGGCGCCGAGGTGCGCGTCTCGTCGGCGATCGAGCCCGCTCCCGCGGTGCGCGCGGCGTTCGCGGCGGCGGGAGTCGCCGTCGAGGTGCACGACGACGCCGCCTTCCGGGCCGTGGCGGCGCGCCCGCCGCAGGGACGCATCCGCTACCTCGCCGCCGACGGCACCGTCGCTGAAGGCGTGCGGCTGCTGGCCGAGGCGGTCGACGGCCGCCCCGATCTCGCGATCGTGGCGCACCCGGTGACCGAGGCTGGCCGCGTCGAGCTGCTGCCGTTCCTGCGCGAGCAGGCGATCGCCATCACGGCGCACCGCTTCGGCACGCCGAACCACCTCACCGACGCGCTCATCTGA
- the purU gene encoding formyltetrahydrofolate deformylase has product MSANHWILSFVCEDRPGIVHAITGAIVDCGGNITESQQFSSADTDRFFMRLQVEAQADRADFEARLAPVVERYGMQWQLDDVGRPLKTLVLVSKAAHCLNDMLFRQRAGQLSVDIPLVMSNHADLGSLAAFYDVPFEHTAVTDASTKAAFERRVLEVVEREQIELVVLARYMQILSPELCAALEGRIINIHHSFLPGFKGANPYRQAHARGVKLIGATAHFVTSDLDEGPIIEQNVERVEHAQSPEQLIAIGQDVESRTLSRAVQWFAEDRVLLDGQRTIIFR; this is encoded by the coding sequence GTGAGCGCGAACCACTGGATCCTGTCGTTCGTGTGCGAGGACCGCCCGGGCATCGTGCACGCGATCACGGGCGCCATCGTCGACTGCGGCGGCAACATCACCGAGTCGCAGCAGTTCTCCTCCGCCGACACCGACCGCTTCTTCATGCGGCTGCAGGTCGAGGCCCAGGCCGACCGCGCCGACTTCGAGGCGCGGCTCGCGCCGGTCGTCGAGCGCTACGGCATGCAGTGGCAGCTCGACGACGTGGGCCGCCCGCTGAAGACGCTGGTGCTGGTCTCGAAGGCCGCGCACTGCCTCAACGACATGCTCTTCCGCCAGCGCGCCGGGCAGCTCTCGGTCGACATCCCCCTGGTGATGTCGAACCACGCCGACCTCGGCTCGCTCGCGGCCTTCTACGACGTGCCCTTCGAGCACACGGCGGTGACGGATGCGTCCACGAAGGCCGCGTTCGAGCGTCGCGTGCTCGAGGTGGTCGAGCGGGAGCAGATCGAGCTGGTCGTGCTCGCCCGCTACATGCAGATCCTCTCCCCGGAGCTCTGCGCCGCGCTCGAGGGCCGCATCATCAACATCCACCACTCCTTCCTCCCCGGCTTCAAGGGCGCGAACCCCTACCGCCAGGCGCACGCGCGCGGCGTGAAGCTGATCGGCGCGACCGCCCACTTCGTCACGAGCGACCTCGACGAGGGCCCGATCATCGAGCAGAACGTCGAGCGGGTCGAGCACGCCCAGTCGCCCGAGCAGCTGATCGCCATCGGGCAGGACGTCGAGTCGCGCACCCTGTCGCGCGCGGTGCAGTGGTTCGCCGAGGATCGCGTGCTGCTCGACGGGCAGCGCACCATCATCTTCCGCTGA
- a CDS encoding LysR substrate-binding domain-containing protein, whose protein sequence is MLDVRRLRLLRELRLRGTIAAVATALAYAPSAVSQQLSALEREVGVPLTRKQGRRLALTAQGELLAQHAEGILTALEAAERAVAASLGRSLGTVRIAVFQSAALGLVPQMLRLLAETAPEVRVEMVQREPETALYDTFVGDFDLVVAEQYPGHAAPQHAGLDRQLLMTDALRLAVPPDSPIERLADAAGWPWVMEPIGAASRHFGEQQCRVAGFEPDVRFATADLQAQMRLIETGHAVGIMNDLTWAGESVGFRLIDLPGAPRREVFTAARASSVGNPAIGAVRAALRDAVPQGLA, encoded by the coding sequence ATGCTCGACGTCCGACGCCTGCGGCTGCTGCGCGAGCTGCGGCTGCGCGGCACCATCGCCGCGGTCGCGACCGCGCTCGCGTACGCGCCGAGCGCCGTCTCGCAGCAGCTCTCGGCGCTCGAGCGCGAGGTGGGCGTGCCGCTCACCCGCAAGCAGGGGCGCCGCCTGGCCCTGACCGCCCAGGGTGAGCTGCTCGCCCAGCACGCCGAGGGCATCCTCACCGCCCTTGAGGCCGCCGAGCGCGCGGTCGCGGCCTCGCTCGGGCGATCGCTGGGCACGGTGCGGATCGCGGTGTTCCAGTCGGCGGCGCTCGGCCTCGTGCCGCAGATGCTGCGGCTGCTCGCCGAGACCGCGCCCGAGGTGCGCGTCGAGATGGTGCAGCGCGAGCCCGAGACCGCGCTCTACGACACCTTCGTCGGCGACTTCGACCTGGTCGTCGCCGAGCAGTACCCCGGCCACGCCGCCCCGCAGCACGCGGGCCTCGACCGGCAGCTGCTGATGACCGACGCGCTGCGGCTGGCCGTGCCGCCCGACAGCCCGATCGAGAGGCTGGCGGATGCAGCCGGGTGGCCGTGGGTGATGGAGCCGATCGGTGCCGCCTCACGCCACTTCGGCGAGCAGCAGTGCCGCGTCGCCGGCTTCGAGCCCGACGTGCGCTTCGCGACCGCCGACCTGCAGGCGCAGATGCGGCTGATCGAGACCGGCCACGCGGTCGGCATCATGAATGACCTCACCTGGGCGGGCGAGTCGGTGGGCTTCCGGTTGATCGACCTGCCGGGGGCGCCGCGCCGCGAGGTGTTCACCGCGGCGCGGGCGTCGTCGGTCGGCAACCCCGCGATCGGTGCGGTGCGGGCGGCGCTGCGCGACGCGGTGCCGCAGGGCCTGGCCTGA
- a CDS encoding MFS transporter: protein MSEQTTTDQRSSKFPTGALLVLALAIFVNISIEMLPMGLVLPMSRELGVSESAVGLLVSVFAFTVVLSSTPLIRLTRRLPRHQLVIGVLLVFAVATLAGAFAPTYEWVVVSRIVGGLAHGIFWTVVGAYAAYLVPKEQIGRAVAITSAGGSLAFVLGLPLSTLLGQAVGWRAAFAVLGVACLVAAFAVWRVLPAVDHLADVATTETGSIAIPVADPDKSVRGVVIAVVSTTLAMTGQYAFYTFISPYLVQHAQLPEAWLSPALLAYGVMGALAIVVIAVWLGRRALAGVVICMVLMLATMVALALSTVLPITFAAVLVWGFAMGALPPLLQTRVLHAAEDRFLQPAMAWYTTGFNTGIGAGALVGALVFDSFGPGALPWVLFTGVAVSLVLIGIDRGLARRRTQPTA from the coding sequence GTGAGCGAGCAGACGACGACCGACCAGCGCTCGTCGAAGTTCCCCACCGGCGCGCTGCTCGTGCTGGCGCTGGCGATCTTCGTCAACATCTCGATCGAGATGCTGCCGATGGGGCTCGTGCTGCCGATGAGCCGCGAGCTCGGGGTCTCCGAGAGCGCCGTCGGCCTGCTCGTGTCGGTCTTCGCCTTCACGGTGGTGCTGTCGTCGACCCCGCTGATCCGCCTGACCCGCAGGCTGCCGCGGCATCAGCTCGTGATCGGCGTGCTGCTGGTGTTCGCGGTCGCGACCTTGGCCGGTGCGTTCGCGCCGACCTACGAGTGGGTCGTCGTCTCGCGCATCGTCGGCGGCCTCGCGCACGGCATCTTCTGGACGGTGGTGGGCGCCTACGCCGCCTACCTCGTGCCGAAGGAGCAGATCGGCCGCGCGGTCGCGATCACGAGCGCGGGCGGCTCGCTGGCGTTCGTGCTCGGCCTGCCGCTGTCGACCCTGCTCGGGCAGGCCGTCGGATGGCGCGCCGCCTTCGCGGTGCTGGGCGTCGCCTGCCTGGTCGCGGCGTTCGCGGTGTGGCGCGTGCTGCCGGCCGTCGACCACCTCGCCGACGTGGCGACGACCGAGACCGGATCGATCGCCATCCCGGTCGCCGACCCCGACAAGTCGGTGCGCGGCGTCGTCATCGCGGTCGTCTCGACGACGCTCGCGATGACCGGGCAGTACGCCTTCTACACCTTCATCTCGCCGTACCTCGTGCAGCACGCGCAGCTGCCCGAGGCATGGCTGAGCCCGGCGCTGCTCGCCTACGGCGTCATGGGGGCGCTCGCGATCGTGGTCATCGCCGTGTGGCTCGGCCGCCGCGCGCTCGCGGGAGTGGTGATCTGCATGGTGCTCATGCTGGCCACGATGGTCGCGCTCGCGCTCTCGACCGTGCTGCCGATCACCTTCGCGGCCGTGCTGGTGTGGGGCTTCGCGATGGGCGCGCTGCCGCCGCTGCTGCAGACCCGCGTGCTGCACGCCGCCGAGGATCGCTTCCTGCAGCCCGCGATGGCCTGGTACACGACGGGGTTCAACACCGGCATCGGCGCCGGCGCCCTCGTCGGCGCGCTGGTGTTCGACTCCTTCGGCCCCGGCGCACTGCCGTGGGTGCTGTTCACGGGCGTCGCGGTCAGCCTCGTGCTGATCGGGATCGACCGCGGCCTGGCGCGCCGCCGCACGCAGCCGACGGCCTGA
- a CDS encoding ExeM/NucH family extracellular endonuclease, whose protein sequence is MRARTLLGTGTVAALALTGIVASPAVAAEHPVINEFSADVDSTDTNGEFVELLGAPGTDLSDFSLAIIEGDNNTNLGKVIRVDAAPSLDATGRGLLQYPLNGIQNNSASLLLVSGAIANGQVVDADRDGAIDAGLGFTVIDAVGVSDGGAGDLTYGAALVTSFDGGTATVGGASRIPEGTDTDAAADWVRNAFSGAGIEGRTGTPAPGQAWNTPGQPNRVDEVEEPPADVTCESDAVAIGTVQGTGAATPIAGQTVTVRGTVVGDWQVGGFNGFHLQDAGDGDAATSDGIFVYAPGAVEVAEGDLLTVTGTAAEFQGQTQLTNPTVLDCGDGALPAPLALELPIADEEAFEGMLVTLTQSLSILEYFNYGRYGEVVVGTDRQFQPTAVAAPGSAEAAAIAAANDANRITIDDARSSQNADPAIHPGNLDAFTLENDFRGGDTITGITGVLEFRNSLWKLQPTEAGVYTAVNERQAAPEFEGASLEVASFNVLNYFTTLNSRGAVTAEEFERQEAKIVAAIDELDSAIVGLLEIENNAGLALDTLVAALNEAAGPNADGSAHWAGIDTGQLGTDAITTALIYQPALVSPEGAHAVLDSSIDPRFDTSKNRPALAQSFRDLATGGIVTVAVNHLKSKGSVCEGDSGEPEQGNCNDVRTAAAAALADWLATSPTGVDADGSLIIGDLNSYDHEDPITTLEAAGWSDLLKAFEGEEAYTYVFDGQLGYLDYGLADAELLPSVVGAAAWHANADETSLIDYTMAFKQPAQDALFAPDPYRASDHDAVVIGLAFEGDEPEEPGTGGHPVFGDDHPVHGDDHPGRGFDRGGSHPVFGDDRPGKGHGRVGARTAV, encoded by the coding sequence ATGCGTGCACGCACCCTGCTCGGCACTGGAACAGTCGCCGCGCTCGCCCTCACGGGCATCGTCGCCTCCCCGGCAGTCGCCGCGGAGCATCCCGTCATCAACGAGTTCTCGGCCGACGTCGACAGCACCGACACGAACGGCGAGTTCGTCGAGCTGCTCGGCGCTCCTGGCACCGACCTCAGCGACTTCTCGCTCGCCATCATCGAGGGCGACAACAACACCAACCTCGGCAAGGTCATCCGCGTCGACGCCGCGCCCTCGCTCGATGCGACCGGCCGCGGCCTCCTGCAGTACCCGCTGAACGGCATCCAGAACAACTCCGCCTCCCTGCTGCTCGTCTCGGGCGCGATCGCCAACGGGCAGGTCGTCGACGCCGACCGTGACGGCGCGATCGACGCGGGGCTCGGCTTCACCGTGATCGACGCCGTGGGCGTCAGCGACGGCGGCGCGGGCGACCTGACCTATGGAGCGGCGCTCGTCACATCGTTCGACGGCGGCACGGCCACCGTTGGCGGCGCCAGCCGCATCCCCGAGGGCACCGACACCGACGCCGCCGCCGACTGGGTGCGCAACGCGTTCTCCGGCGCCGGCATCGAGGGGCGCACCGGCACCCCCGCTCCCGGCCAGGCCTGGAACACCCCCGGCCAGCCGAACCGCGTCGACGAGGTCGAGGAGCCGCCCGCCGATGTCACCTGCGAGTCGGACGCGGTGGCGATCGGCACGGTGCAGGGCACGGGGGCTGCAACCCCCATCGCCGGCCAGACGGTCACCGTGCGCGGCACGGTCGTCGGCGACTGGCAGGTGGGCGGCTTCAACGGCTTCCACCTGCAGGACGCCGGTGACGGCGACGCCGCGACGAGCGATGGCATCTTCGTCTACGCGCCCGGCGCCGTCGAGGTCGCCGAGGGCGACCTGCTGACGGTCACCGGCACCGCCGCCGAGTTCCAGGGCCAGACGCAGCTGACCAACCCGACCGTGCTCGACTGCGGCGACGGCGCGCTGCCGGCGCCGCTCGCGCTCGAGCTGCCGATCGCCGACGAGGAGGCCTTCGAGGGCATGCTCGTCACGCTGACCCAGTCGCTGTCGATCCTCGAGTACTTCAACTACGGCCGCTACGGCGAGGTCGTCGTGGGCACCGACCGCCAGTTCCAGCCGACCGCCGTCGCCGCGCCTGGCTCGGCCGAGGCCGCTGCGATCGCCGCGGCGAACGACGCCAACCGCATCACCATCGACGACGCGCGCTCCTCGCAGAACGCCGACCCCGCCATCCACCCGGGCAACCTCGATGCGTTCACGCTCGAGAACGACTTCCGCGGCGGCGACACGATCACCGGCATCACCGGCGTGCTGGAGTTCCGCAACAGCCTGTGGAAGCTGCAGCCGACCGAGGCGGGCGTCTACACGGCGGTGAACGAGCGCCAGGCTGCGCCCGAGTTCGAGGGCGCATCGCTCGAGGTCGCCTCGTTCAACGTGCTCAACTACTTCACCACGCTGAACAGCCGCGGCGCGGTCACGGCCGAGGAGTTCGAGCGCCAGGAGGCGAAGATCGTCGCCGCGATCGACGAGCTCGACTCGGCCATCGTCGGCCTGCTCGAGATCGAGAACAACGCTGGGCTCGCGCTCGACACCCTGGTCGCCGCGCTCAACGAGGCGGCCGGCCCGAACGCCGACGGCTCCGCGCACTGGGCGGGCATCGACACCGGCCAGCTCGGCACCGACGCGATCACCACCGCGCTCATCTACCAGCCGGCGCTCGTCTCGCCCGAGGGCGCGCACGCGGTGCTCGACTCGTCGATCGACCCCCGCTTCGACACGTCGAAGAACCGCCCCGCGCTCGCGCAGTCGTTCCGCGACCTCGCGACCGGCGGCATCGTCACCGTCGCCGTCAACCACCTGAAGTCGAAGGGCTCCGTGTGCGAGGGCGACTCCGGTGAGCCGGAGCAGGGCAACTGCAACGACGTGCGCACCGCTGCGGCGGCGGCGCTCGCCGACTGGCTCGCCACGAGCCCGACCGGCGTCGACGCTGACGGCTCGCTCATCATCGGCGACCTGAACTCGTACGACCACGAGGACCCGATCACCACCCTCGAGGCTGCCGGCTGGAGCGACCTGCTCAAGGCGTTCGAGGGCGAGGAGGCGTACACCTACGTCTTCGACGGCCAGCTCGGCTACCTCGACTACGGCCTGGCTGACGCCGAGCTGCTGCCGAGCGTCGTGGGCGCGGCCGCCTGGCACGCCAACGCCGACGAGACGAGCCTCATCGACTACACGATGGCGTTCAAGCAGCCCGCGCAGGACGCCCTGTTCGCCCCCGACCCCTACCGCGCGAGCGACCACGACGCCGTCGTGATCGGCCTGGCGTTCGAGGGTGACGAGCCGGAGGAGCCTGGCACCGGCGGTCACCCGGTCTTCGGCGACGACCACCCGGTGCACGGCGACGACCACCCGGGCCGCGGCTTCGACCGCGGCGGCAGCCACCCGGTGTTCGGCGACGACCGCCCGGGCAAGGGCCACGGCCGCGTGGGAGCGCGCACCGCGGTCTGA